The Chitinophaga sp. H8 region CACACGGGGTCGCTACCATAAAATGCCCTAACTTTACGGGCACTTTTATAATATTGATCTATTGCAAGCAACGGTTTACAAGTCTACAGGTAGTTGGTACGTGGTAAAAAGCACCACGGGGGAGTTTTTCAAAGCCCGTATGAAAGGGATTTTCAAAAAAGACGGGGATATTACCTCCACGAACCCTATTGCGGTGGGAGATACCGTAGCAATTGTACCGGAAGAGGGTGGAGATCATACAGCGATGATCACTGAAATAGCCGACCGGCATAATTATATTGTAAGAAGTTCTCCTCACCGTAAGCATCAGAAACATATCGTTGCAGCCAATATGGATCAGGCATTGCTGATCTGTACGCTCAAAGAGCCACGTACTTCTCAGGGATTCATAGACCGGTTTCTGGTCACGGCAGCAGCCTATCATATACCGGTAATCCTGGCCTTTAATAAGATGGACCTGTATAAGGAGAAGCAGGTAGAACAGTTTGCGGAATATGAGCAGCTCTATACTGAAATTGGCTATCAGGTGATACTTACCTCTGCCACCACGGGGTATGGTGTTCCGGAGCTGGGTACGCTGCTACATAATAAAACCACATTGATGTCCGGTCATTCCGGGGTGGGCAAATCTTCACTGATCAATGCCCTGTTGCCGGATCAGCAACTGAGAACCAAGGCAGTCAGTGGTTGGAGCGGTAAAGGGCTGCATACCACTACTTTTGCAGAAATGTTTGACCTGAAAGAAGGAGGACGAATTATTGATACCCCCGGGCTAAGAGAATTCGGTATTGTAGACATTCCCAAAGCAGAATTATCTCATTATTTCCTGGAAATGCAGCCTTATATCAGCGAGTGCCAGTTTAACAACTGTTTGCATATTAACGAGCCGGGATGTGCGGTGAAAGAGGCCGTAAACGAAGGCAAGATCAATGTAGAGCGCTATGTTAGCTATGCCACTATTCTGGAAACCATTACAGAAGAAGAGTATTAGGAGGATAGCCTGACCTCTTACCCTCTCCGGCCCTTTTTGGGTTTATTCATCTCATCCAGTACCTTTTCAGCACCCCAGTTGGGTTTAGGTTGGGGGCAACCGGTTTTTTGTGTACGGCAACTTCCCAGAGTTATTATCATTATTGCCAGTAATAGAAGAAAGGATCGTTTCATAAGCGGATCAGAATAGGCGCTGCATTTGTTTGCCAGCTTTGCTGTTTTGTTTTTTATTGTCTTTGCTGTAGTAGTTGCTGCCCGGGCAACCATATTTCTGGGAAGAACAACTGGTAATAAGTATACCAGTCAGCATGAGTAATGCCAATAGTTTTTTCATAGGGAGGTATTTCTACCTGCAATATAATTATTTTTTATAAAGTGTGTAATGCCTTTTGGCGGATTATTTTTCTTCTTCCTTAAACCAGCTGGCGTACATGATGTAGTTATCCGCAATACGGTTGATTTCTCCTCTGATGAGGTCCATATTAATGTCTTTGATCTTTTTGGCAGGTACACCGGCATATACGGTACCTTTTTCTATATGGGTACCTTCCAGCACCACAGCACCCGCTGCAATAATGGTATTTGCGCCTACATGGGCATTATCCATGATAATAGCCCCCATGCCTACCAGTACATCGTCTTCGATTGTACAGCCATGTATAATAGCATTATGGCCTACTGATACATTATTGCCAATGACGGTTTTGGTTTTTTCGTAGGTACAATGGATCACAACGCCATCCTGGATATTCACTTTATTGCCCATACGGATACTGTTGACATCGCCCCGTACTACGGCATTAAACCATATGCTGCATTCGTTGCCCATTACCACATCGCCTACAATAGTAGCGTTGGGGGCCACAAAACAGTTTTCTCCCATTTTGGGATACACTCCTTTTACAGGTAAGATTACAGGCATGATGTGTAGTTTTTAAGCTGAAAGTGATAATGCTCCTGCATAAAAGCAATGGCCGGAAGTGGGAGGCTTTTGCTTTATATGTTTCCGCAAATATAGCATATGTGGCATTAAGCAAAAAGCATTCCCTGCATTTCTCCTACCTTCGCATCATAAATTAAGCGCAGCAAGTGATATGAATAACAGGCAACTTTTTCTGCGGCACGTAGCGCAGACTTCTGATGCCCCTCTGGCATTGGAAATAGTGAAAGCGGCAGGCATGTATATGTGGGATGTGAATGGCAAGCAATACCTGGATCTGATAGCCGGTATTAGTGTATGCAATGTAGGGCATTGTCATCCGGCTGTTGTAAAAGCAGTACAGGAACAGGCGCAGCAGTATATGCATCTGCTGGTATATGGAGAAATGGTACAATCGCCTCAGGTGGCTTTTGCCAGTTTGCTTACGGCTCACCTGCCCTCCTCCTTGGATAGTGTGTATTTTACGAACTCAGGAACAGAAGCAGTAGAAGGTGCTATGAAGCTGGCCAAGAGATACACCGGCAGAACAGAGATCATTGCATTTGAACGTAGTTATCATGGCTCTACACAGGGGTCTTTAAGTATCCTGGGAGATGAACACTGGCGCAATGCCTACCGCCCGTTACTCCCGGATGTGCAGCATGTGATATACAATGCATGGGAAACGCTGGATCGTATTACCACACGTACCGCCTGTGTAATAGCTGAAAGTGTGCAGGCAGAAGGGGGGGTAATAGTGCCACAACGGGACTGGATACACGCACTCCGGGAGAAATGTACTGCCACCGGTACATTATTGATACTGGATGAAATACAATGTGGGCTGGGTCGCAATGGTTCACTATGGGCATTTGAGCAGCTGGGAGTGGTACCTGATATTTTACTATTAGGCAAAGCATTAGGAGGTGGTATGCCACTGGGGGCTTTTATTGCATCACGTGAAATCATGTGGAGCCTTACAAATAATCCTGTATTGGGACATATTACCACATTTGGCGGACATCCGGTTAACTGTGCTGCGGGACTGGCCGGCATGCAGGCATTGCTGGATGAGCAGCTGGTAGCCGGGGTTAAAGAAAAGGAGCAGCTATTTTTGCAACATCTGCAGCATCCGGCCATCCGGGCAGTACGCTCTCTGGGGTTGATGATAGCAGTGGAGATGGAAAGCTTTGCAGTAAATAAAAAGGTAATTGATTATTGTATAGAGAAAGGCATCTTAACCGACTGGTTCCTGTTTGCGCCGGAATGTATGCGT contains the following coding sequences:
- a CDS encoding gamma carbonic anhydrase family protein yields the protein MPVILPVKGVYPKMGENCFVAPNATIVGDVVMGNECSIWFNAVVRGDVNSIRMGNKVNIQDGVVIHCTYEKTKTVIGNNVSVGHNAIIHGCTIEDDVLVGMGAIIMDNAHVGANTIIAAGAVVLEGTHIEKGTVYAGVPAKKIKDINMDLIRGEINRIADNYIMYASWFKEEEK
- the rsgA gene encoding ribosome small subunit-dependent GTPase A — translated: MQATVYKSTGSWYVVKSTTGEFFKARMKGIFKKDGDITSTNPIAVGDTVAIVPEEGGDHTAMITEIADRHNYIVRSSPHRKHQKHIVAANMDQALLICTLKEPRTSQGFIDRFLVTAAAYHIPVILAFNKMDLYKEKQVEQFAEYEQLYTEIGYQVILTSATTGYGVPELGTLLHNKTTLMSGHSGVGKSSLINALLPDQQLRTKAVSGWSGKGLHTTTFAEMFDLKEGGRIIDTPGLREFGIVDIPKAELSHYFLEMQPYISECQFNNCLHINEPGCAVKEAVNEGKINVERYVSYATILETITEEEY
- a CDS encoding aspartate aminotransferase family protein, which encodes MNNRQLFLRHVAQTSDAPLALEIVKAAGMYMWDVNGKQYLDLIAGISVCNVGHCHPAVVKAVQEQAQQYMHLLVYGEMVQSPQVAFASLLTAHLPSSLDSVYFTNSGTEAVEGAMKLAKRYTGRTEIIAFERSYHGSTQGSLSILGDEHWRNAYRPLLPDVQHVIYNAWETLDRITTRTACVIAESVQAEGGVIVPQRDWIHALREKCTATGTLLILDEIQCGLGRNGSLWAFEQLGVVPDILLLGKALGGGMPLGAFIASREIMWSLTNNPVLGHITTFGGHPVNCAAGLAGMQALLDEQLVAGVKEKEQLFLQHLQHPAIRAVRSLGLMIAVEMESFAVNKKVIDYCIEKGILTDWFLFAPECMRIAPPLTITPEEIRTACRTICEALDNVS